A window from Pagrus major chromosome 4, Pma_NU_1.0 encodes these proteins:
- the LOC140994970 gene encoding tripartite motif-containing protein 16-like, which yields MAQQETQLDQAKFCCSICLDLLKDPVTIPCGHNYCMSCIKTHWDEEDEKKIHSCPQCRQTFTLRPVSVKNTLLADLVEELKKTGLQAAPADRCYAGPEDVACDFCTGRKLKALKSCLVCLASYCESHLQPHYDVAPLKRHKLVDASKKLQESICSRHDEVMKMFCRTDQQCICFLCSVDEHRGHNTVAAAAERAERQTELEVSRQKIRQRIQDREKVVKGLNQEVEAINRSADKALEDREKIFTELIQLIVTKSSEVKQQIRYKQDAEVSRVKELQEKLEQEITELKSKDAELEQLSHTEDHNQFLQNYPSLSRLSESTESSSTNIHSVRYFEDVPVAVSEVRDKLQNILSEKWTNISLTVTETDVLMPQPEPKSRAEFLQYSCEITLDPNTAQPYLLLSDGNRKATLVSKQQSYSSHPDRFTNWRQVLSRESLTGRCYWEVEWREGVCVAVAYKNISRVGGSNECKFGNNDKSWALYCTKNSYNFWYDNIRTPVSGPRSSRVGVYLDHSAGILSFYSISETMTLLHRVQTTFTQPLYAGLWFYFVEDAAEFCKLK from the coding sequence ATGGCGCAGCAAGAAACTCAGCTGGACCAAGCGAAATTCTGCTGTTCAATCTGtctggatctactgaaggatccggtgactattccctgtggacaTAACTACTGCATGAGCTGTATTAAAACCCActgggatgaagaggatgagaagaaaatccacagctgccctcagtgtagGCAGACATTCACTCTGAGGCCTGTATCGGTGAAAAACACCTTGTTAGCagatttagtggaggagctgaagaagactggactccaagctgctcctgctgatcgctgctatgctggacctgaagatgtggcctgcGATTTCTGCACTGGAAGAAAACTGAAAGCCCTCAAGTCCTGTCTGGTCTGCCTTGCCTCTTACTGCGAGAGTcacctccagcctcattatGATGTGGCTCCATTAAAGAGGCACAAGCTGGTGGATGCCTCAAAGAAGCTCCAGGAGAGcatctgctctcgtcatgaTGAGGTAATGAAGATGTTCTGtcgtactgatcagcagtgtatctgttttctctgctctgtagATGAACATAGAGGCCACAACACAGtcgcagctgcagcagaaagggctgagaggcagacagagctCGAGGTGAGTCGACAAAAAATCCggcagagaatccaggacagagagaaagtcGTAAAGGGGCTtaatcaggaggtggaggctaTCAAtcgctctgctgataaagcacTGGAGGACcgtgagaagatcttcactgaGTTAATTCAACTCATTGTGACAAAAAGCtctgaagtgaagcagcagatcagataCAAGCAGGATgctgaagtgagtcgagtcaaagagcttcaggagaagctggagcaggagatcactgagctgaagagcaaagacgctgagctggagcagctctcacacacagaggatcacaaccagtttctgcaaaactacccctcactgtcacGACTCAGTGAATCTACAGAGTCATCAAGCACCAATATTCATTCTGTGCGGTACTTTGAGGATGTTCCAGtggctgtgtcagaggtcagagataAACTACAGAACATTCTGAGTGAGaaatggacaaacatctcactgacagtgactgaaacTGATGTTTTAATGCCACAACCAGAACCCAAGAGCAGAGCTGAATTCTTACAGTATTCatgtgaaatcacactggatccaaatACAGCACAGCCATATCTGTTATTATCTGAtggaaacagaaaagcaacactAGTGAGTAAACAACAGTCTTATTctagtcacccagacagattcactaaTTGGCGccaggtcctgagtagagagagtctgactggacgttgctactgggaggtggagtggagagaaGGAGTTTGTGTGgcagtcgcatacaagaatatcagcagaGTAGGGGGCtcaaatgaatgtaaatttggaaacaatgacaaatcttgGGCATTATATTGTACCAAAAACAGTTATAACTTTTGGTACGACAATATTAGGACTCCTGTCTCAGGTCCtcggtcctccagagttggagtgtacctggacCACAGTGCAGGTATTTTGTCCTTCTACAGCATCTCTGAAACcatgactctcctccacagagtccagaccacattcactcagcctctctatgctggactttggttttattttgttgaagacgctgctgagttttgtaaactcaaatag